Below is a window of Halomicrobium mukohataei DSM 12286 DNA.
GCGAGTCGCGTGGTGTCCAGCGTCCCCACGACGGCGAGGTAGCGATCGCCCACCAGCGGGACCAGCACGAACCCGGCGGTCGCGGCGACGGTCACGCTGACGAGCAGGAGGCCGACGGCCAGGGGCGCGTCGGTCTGCTCGAAGGCGACGAGCACGCCGGTCCGCGGCGTTTCGAGCGCGACGAGTGCGAACAGCGCGAAGACGGCCGTCGCCGTGTTGACGCCGCTGGTCGCGACCACGAACTCTCTGGGTCCCGATCCCGACAGCGCGGCCAGGGCACCGGTCGCAGCGATCGCTGCCGTCACGCCGGGCACGTAGCCGACGATCGCTCCGGCGACGGTGCCGGTCAGGGCGACGACGCCGATCGACCGCCGGGAGAGCGCGACGGTCGCGTCGTCCTGCGGGGGCACGCCGTCGCCGCCGATGCTCTCGATCAGCACCGGCGCACCGAACAGCCCCGCGAACAGCGGCATCAACATGCTCCCGACCGAGACCAGACCGTCCGGTTCGATCGGCAGCACGACGACGCCGAGGGCACCGCTGCCGACCAGCGCGACGCCGGCACCGATCCGCGACCGACGTCCGCGTTCGGTGAGCACCAGGGCCACCGCGACG
It encodes the following:
- a CDS encoding tripartite tricarboxylate transporter permease, whose protein sequence is MTGPVQFVVHPELTAAALVAIAGGIALGTVSGLVPGIHANTFALGLATVAPAVPGPPRLVGAAMLAAGTTHTFLDVVPAMALGVPDPAMAASALPSHRLVIAGRGREALRLSALGSGLAVALAVPLAVPVTLAMTYLYPTVRTHLGPLLALVAVALVLTERGRRSRIGAGVALVGSGALGVVVLPIEPDGLVSVGSMLMPLFAGLFGAPVLIESIGGDGVPPQDDATVALSRRSIGVVALTGTVAGAIVGYVPGVTAAIAATGALAALSGSGPREFVVATSGVNTATAVFALFALVALETPRTGVLVAFEQTDAPLAVGLLLVSVTVAATAGFVLVPLVGDRYLAVVGTLDTTRLAVAVLASLVGLGWVFAGPVGVASLAAGTVIGLVPARCGARRANLMGVLLVPLAL